Proteins encoded by one window of Blautia luti:
- a CDS encoding LytR/AlgR family response regulator transcription factor, with amino-acid sequence MLKIAICEDNEIFVEIIKNNLKTMLNVPYKLDSFLSGREFLKALSENVCQYNLVFLDIELEDKSISGIDLGQMINSRNPQTQLIFISQYLEYASDVYSTKHTYFINKNRLNDYLADALHAALKNLDTGRKQYLTFKVKQTQLRIPADNILYLERNLRETFIYTGNKTYTTRDKLSELQQQLPSFFVCCHRSFLVNLHAVTSLHHAEIILNNGKGIPVSRAHYDDTKKAFSLLMLR; translated from the coding sequence ATGCTGAAAATTGCTATCTGCGAAGACAATGAGATCTTCGTTGAAATTATAAAAAACAACCTTAAAACTATGTTAAATGTTCCCTATAAACTGGATTCTTTCCTTTCCGGCAGGGAATTCCTGAAAGCACTGTCAGAGAATGTCTGTCAGTATAACCTTGTTTTTCTGGATATTGAACTGGAGGACAAATCTATTTCAGGGATCGATCTGGGACAGATGATCAACAGCCGGAATCCTCAGACACAGCTGATCTTCATCAGCCAGTATCTGGAGTATGCTTCCGATGTCTATTCAACGAAGCATACCTACTTCATTAACAAAAACCGGCTGAATGATTATCTGGCAGATGCCCTGCATGCTGCGCTGAAAAATCTGGACACCGGCCGGAAACAGTATCTTACCTTTAAGGTAAAGCAGACTCAGCTCAGAATTCCTGCAGATAATATTCTGTATCTGGAGCGTAATCTGCGGGAAACTTTTATTTATACCGGAAATAAAACCTATACCACCAGAGATAAACTCAGTGAACTTCAACAGCAGCTTCCTTCCTTTTTTGTATGCTGCCACAGAAGCTTTCTCGTAAATCTGCATGCAGTCACCAGTCTTCATCATGCTGAGATCATACTGAATAACGGGAAGGGCATTCCTGTCAGCCGTGCCCATTATGATGATACAAAAAAAGCATTTTCGCTGCTGATGCTCAGGTAA
- a CDS encoding 3'-5' exonuclease, producing the protein MNYIVFDLEWNQNPEGKKTRNDKLPFEIIEIGAVKVNSRKEITDSFHRLIRPQVYNWIHDSIHEVIHVDYKDLLDGIPFQQAAREFLEWCGPDWYFFTWGNQDVMELQRNMKFYGMLDQLPGPVTYYDVQKLYSLSFDDGSHRCALEHAVDELKIGKQQGFHRALADAVYTAEVLKHLNNIMIINHPSLDVYQNPKKKKDEIHISYPEYDKYVSREFVAKERIMKDREVTSTRCPICHQPARRRIRWFMNNPKVYFSVSVCDEHGLVRGKIRIHKTDEEKYFAVKTLRFTDTEEAEELRERKELLRRRRQLKRNTGKEV; encoded by the coding sequence ATGAATTATATTGTCTTTGATCTGGAATGGAACCAGAATCCGGAGGGGAAAAAGACCCGCAATGATAAACTGCCCTTCGAGATCATAGAGATCGGAGCAGTAAAAGTAAACAGCAGAAAAGAAATCACAGACAGCTTCCACAGACTGATCCGGCCACAGGTTTATAACTGGATCCATGACAGTATTCATGAAGTGATCCATGTAGATTATAAGGATCTGCTGGATGGAATCCCTTTTCAGCAGGCTGCACGGGAATTTCTGGAGTGGTGCGGACCGGACTGGTATTTCTTTACCTGGGGAAATCAGGATGTGATGGAACTTCAGAGAAATATGAAATTTTATGGAATGCTGGATCAACTCCCGGGTCCTGTGACTTATTATGATGTACAGAAACTCTACAGTCTTTCCTTTGATGACGGAAGCCACAGATGTGCACTGGAACATGCTGTGGATGAACTGAAGATCGGGAAGCAGCAGGGCTTTCACAGGGCACTGGCAGATGCGGTGTACACGGCGGAAGTTCTGAAGCATCTGAATAACATTATGATCATAAATCACCCCTCCCTGGATGTATATCAGAATCCGAAAAAGAAAAAAGATGAGATCCATATCTCCTATCCGGAATATGACAAATATGTATCCAGAGAATTCGTCGCAAAGGAACGGATCATGAAAGACAGAGAAGTGACAAGCACCAGATGCCCCATCTGTCATCAGCCGGCCAGACGCAGGATCCGGTGGTTCATGAACAATCCAAAGGTTTATTTCAGTGTTTCTGTCTGTGATGAACATGGACTGGTACGAGGGAAGATCCGTATTCATAAAACGGATGAAGAGAAGTATTTCGCTGTGAAAACGCTGCGGTTCACAGATACAGAAGAAGCGGAGGAACTCCGTGAAAGAAAGGAGCTTCTCCGCCGCAGAAGACAATTAAAAAGAAATACCGGAAAGGAGGTCTGA
- a CDS encoding nucleoside hydrolase, with protein MEQRKIIMDCDPGIDDAMALAYAASRPDAFKILAVTTVAGNQELQKVTANALDLTAFYGLDTEVAAGMSQPLINKLAPATDYHGENGLGNCVLPGSEKQAVEEMAVFYIRRKLMELPENEKATLVCTAPLTNIAMLLKLFPEVKSRICEIIFMGGSASGGNVTASAEFNIYTDPEAAKIVFGSGVPLVMCGLDVTEKCVLTASQIAKLAQSGNKIAHFCGEMGAYSLDHGNKYKRVVSIHDAVPFMYLTHPEIFEAEKAVLDVECSDCASRGRTICDFRWWREEELESNNLVLMRADSTEFQKYLIEGLYELGEMVKGN; from the coding sequence ATGGAACAGAGAAAAATTATTATGGATTGTGATCCGGGAATTGACGATGCAATGGCATTGGCGTATGCAGCTTCCAGACCGGATGCGTTTAAAATCCTGGCAGTTACCACAGTGGCAGGGAATCAGGAACTTCAGAAAGTAACAGCGAATGCGCTGGATCTGACTGCGTTTTATGGTCTGGATACAGAGGTGGCAGCAGGAATGTCCCAGCCGTTGATCAACAAACTTGCACCGGCTACAGATTATCACGGAGAGAATGGACTGGGAAATTGTGTTCTGCCTGGGTCTGAGAAACAGGCAGTGGAAGAAATGGCTGTATTTTATATAAGAAGAAAGCTTATGGAGCTTCCGGAGAATGAGAAAGCTACTCTGGTCTGTACAGCGCCTCTGACAAATATTGCTATGCTTCTGAAGCTTTTTCCGGAAGTAAAAAGCAGAATATGTGAGATCATATTTATGGGAGGTTCCGCATCAGGAGGAAATGTAACTGCTTCTGCAGAGTTCAATATTTATACGGATCCGGAAGCTGCGAAGATTGTATTTGGTTCCGGTGTGCCCCTTGTAATGTGCGGCTTGGATGTAACGGAGAAATGTGTGCTTACAGCGTCCCAGATCGCGAAACTGGCACAGTCCGGCAATAAGATCGCTCATTTCTGCGGAGAAATGGGAGCCTACAGTCTGGATCACGGGAACAAATATAAAAGAGTGGTAAGCATTCACGATGCAGTGCCATTTATGTATCTGACCCATCCGGAGATCTTTGAAGCAGAGAAAGCCGTGTTGGATGTGGAATGCTCAGACTGTGCGTCCAGAGGTAGAACGATCTGCGATTTCCGCTGGTGGAGAGAAGAAGAACTGGAAAGCAATAATCTGGTGCTGATGAGAGCAGACAGCACAGAATTCCAGAAATATCTCATCGAAGGTCTTTATGAACTGGGTGAGATGGTGAAAGGAAACTAA
- a CDS encoding acyltransferase family protein produces MFTLVQKKKQNTQSIEGNIHKSQDIFGKYQSDCLKGIAIIMLIAHHCFLGPSRYKGQELIFIIPESVWNYVALFFKICVSLFVFISAYGLTKKMMSLPKDADSQTTHKFIGNMILSRVIRLLGGFIFVFLLVDIFALFYDPGRLAEIYGSVFPLNMEYYILDMLGLAQLLGTPTFLGTYWYYSLALILIVLVPLFYLLLEKVGSLAFLCVVAVLNFTVTFGNINIWHYILCIAVGIAAAYGNTITRMVQFRICGNNVINKILKFLLEFSGILLVMSVREGPLKGVLYPFWDAVIPVMVTAFGCEFLFSLPGLKQVLRFLGVYSANIFLVHNYIRRVWFYDFTYSFKYPLLIVNVLMIISLMLSIGIEFLKKVLHYNEAVGKIVKLISRGR; encoded by the coding sequence ATGTTTACTTTAGTTCAGAAAAAGAAACAAAATACGCAGAGTATAGAAGGAAATATACATAAATCTCAGGATATTTTTGGTAAATATCAATCCGACTGCCTGAAGGGAATTGCCATCATTATGCTTATTGCCCATCACTGCTTTTTGGGGCCATCCCGTTATAAAGGTCAGGAGCTTATTTTTATCATACCTGAATCAGTGTGGAATTATGTTGCTCTTTTCTTTAAAATATGTGTGTCGCTTTTTGTTTTTATCAGTGCATATGGATTAACGAAAAAGATGATGTCTTTGCCAAAAGATGCAGATAGTCAGACCACCCATAAATTTATAGGAAATATGATTTTATCAAGGGTGATCCGTCTGCTGGGAGGATTTATTTTTGTATTTTTGCTGGTAGATATTTTTGCATTATTCTATGATCCGGGGCGTCTGGCTGAAATTTACGGAAGCGTCTTTCCTCTGAATATGGAATACTATATCCTGGATATGCTTGGCCTGGCCCAGCTGCTGGGGACACCTACATTTCTCGGAACTTACTGGTATTACAGCCTGGCACTGATACTGATCGTACTTGTTCCCCTGTTTTATCTGCTTTTAGAGAAGGTGGGGTCTTTAGCGTTTTTGTGTGTGGTTGCAGTACTGAATTTTACAGTTACTTTCGGAAACATAAATATCTGGCATTATATCTTGTGCATTGCTGTCGGTATTGCTGCGGCTTATGGTAACACGATTACCCGAATGGTACAGTTTCGGATATGTGGCAATAATGTGATTAATAAAATTTTGAAATTCCTGCTGGAATTTTCAGGAATACTACTTGTGATGAGCGTACGTGAAGGTCCGTTAAAGGGTGTTCTGTATCCGTTCTGGGATGCGGTTATTCCGGTTATGGTAACGGCTTTTGGATGTGAGTTCCTTTTCTCCCTGCCGGGACTTAAACAGGTCCTGAGGTTCCTGGGAGTATATTCTGCGAATATTTTCCTGGTTCATAACTATATCCGCAGGGTTTGGTTCTATGATTTTACATACAGTTTTAAATACCCGCTGTTGATCGTAAATGTATTGATGATCATTTCGCTGATGCTCTCTATTGGGATAGAATTTTTGAAGAAAGTTCTTCATTATAATGAGGCCGTTGGCAAGATTGTTAAGCTTATAAGTCGGGGAAGGTGA
- the ileS gene encoding isoleucine--tRNA ligase, with protein sequence MYQKVDTNLNFVDREKKVEEFWKENHIFEKSMENRKEGETYTFYDGPPTANGKPHIGHVLTRVIKDMIPRYRTMKGYMVPRKAGWDTHGLPVELEVEKKLGLDGKEQIEEYGMEPFIKQCKESVWKYKGMWEDFSSTVGFWADMEHPYVTYYDDYIESEWWALKEIWNKKLLYKGFKIVPYCPRCGTPLSAQEVSQGYKTVKERSAVVRFKVIGEDAYFLAWTTTPWTLPSNVALCVNPDETYCKVKAADGYTYYMAEALLDKVLGKLAKEEGEKAYEVLETCKGTDLEYKEYEPLFACAGEAAAKQKKKAHFVTCDTYVTMSDGTGIVHIAPAFGEDDSRIGRNYDLPFVQFVDGRGNLTKETPYAGIFVKKADPMVLTDLDKEGKLFDAPKFEHEYPHCWRCDTPLIYYARESWFIKMTAVKDDLIRNNNTINWIPESIGKGRFGDWLENVQDWGISRNRYWGTPLNIWQCECGHMHSIGSRQELFEMSGDEKAKTVELHRPYIDEITLKCPECGGEMHRVPEVIDCWFDSGAMPFAQHHYPFENKELFEQQFPANFISEAVDQTRGWFYSLLAESTLLFNKAPYKNVIVLGHVQDENGQKMSKSKGNAVDPFDALNKYGADAIRWYFYINSAPWLPNRFHGKAVVEGQRKFMSTLWNTYAFFVLYANIDNFDPTKYNLEYDQLPVMDKWLLSRLNTTVQTVDNDLANYKIPEAARALQEFVDEMSNWYVRRSRERFWAKGMEQDKINAYMTLYHALVTIAKTAAPMIPFMTEDMYQNLVRSVDKDAPESIHLCDFPTVNEAWIDKDLEADMKELLEIVVLGRACRNTANIKNRQPIGIMYVKAEKKMDKFYTDIIADELNVKEVKFADDVESFISYSFKPQLRTVGPKYGKLLGGIKQALTDINGTAAMNELRTNGVLKLDINGNDVELTEEDLLIETAQTEGYVSESDGETSVVLDTNLTPELIEEGFVREIISKIQTMRKEAGFEVMDKIVVYAHGNDKIQDVMKAHEDEIKSEVLADEMVLGETDGYVKEWNINKEAVTMGVKKL encoded by the coding sequence GTGTACCAGAAAGTTGATACGAACTTAAACTTTGTAGACCGTGAGAAAAAAGTAGAAGAATTCTGGAAAGAGAACCATATCTTTGAGAAAAGTATGGAGAACAGAAAAGAGGGAGAAACCTATACTTTCTACGATGGACCGCCGACCGCAAACGGTAAACCACATATCGGTCATGTGCTTACACGTGTAATCAAAGATATGATCCCGAGATACCGTACAATGAAAGGCTACATGGTTCCGCGTAAAGCAGGATGGGATACTCATGGCCTTCCGGTAGAGCTGGAAGTAGAGAAGAAACTGGGACTGGATGGCAAGGAACAGATCGAAGAATACGGTATGGAGCCGTTTATCAAACAGTGTAAAGAAAGTGTCTGGAAATACAAAGGAATGTGGGAGGATTTCTCTTCTACAGTTGGTTTCTGGGCAGACATGGAACATCCATATGTAACTTACTATGATGATTATATTGAATCCGAATGGTGGGCACTGAAAGAAATCTGGAACAAGAAACTTCTGTACAAAGGTTTCAAAATCGTTCCTTACTGTCCACGCTGCGGTACCCCGCTTTCCGCACAGGAAGTATCCCAGGGATACAAAACTGTAAAAGAGCGTTCCGCAGTTGTAAGATTCAAAGTTATCGGTGAAGATGCATATTTCCTTGCATGGACAACAACACCTTGGACACTTCCGTCCAACGTTGCACTCTGCGTAAACCCGGATGAGACTTACTGCAAAGTAAAAGCAGCAGATGGATACACATATTACATGGCAGAAGCACTTCTGGACAAAGTTCTTGGCAAACTTGCCAAAGAAGAAGGCGAGAAAGCATACGAAGTTCTGGAAACTTGCAAAGGAACAGATCTGGAATACAAAGAATATGAGCCGCTTTTCGCATGCGCAGGAGAAGCAGCAGCAAAACAGAAAAAGAAAGCTCATTTTGTAACATGTGACACATACGTTACCATGAGCGATGGTACCGGTATCGTTCATATCGCACCGGCATTCGGTGAAGACGACAGCAGAATCGGACGTAACTACGATCTTCCATTTGTACAGTTCGTAGATGGCAGAGGTAATCTGACAAAAGAAACTCCATACGCTGGCATTTTCGTAAAGAAAGCAGACCCGATGGTTCTCACAGACCTGGACAAAGAAGGCAAACTTTTCGATGCTCCGAAATTCGAGCATGAATATCCACACTGCTGGAGATGTGACACACCACTGATCTACTATGCAAGAGAATCCTGGTTCATCAAAATGACAGCAGTCAAAGATGACCTGATCAGAAACAACAATACAATCAACTGGATTCCGGAGAGCATCGGTAAGGGACGTTTCGGTGACTGGCTTGAAAATGTTCAGGACTGGGGTATCAGCCGTAACCGTTACTGGGGAACACCACTGAACATCTGGCAGTGCGAATGCGGACATATGCATTCTATCGGAAGCCGTCAGGAATTATTTGAGATGAGCGGCGACGAGAAAGCCAAGACAGTAGAGCTTCACCGTCCATACATTGATGAGATCACACTGAAGTGTCCGGAGTGCGGTGGAGAAATGCACCGTGTACCGGAAGTTATTGACTGCTGGTTCGACTCAGGAGCAATGCCTTTCGCACAGCACCACTATCCATTTGAAAACAAAGAATTATTTGAGCAGCAGTTCCCTGCAAACTTTATCTCCGAGGCAGTAGACCAGACCCGTGGATGGTTCTATTCACTCCTTGCAGAATCCACACTGCTCTTCAACAAAGCACCATACAAGAACGTAATCGTTCTGGGACATGTCCAGGATGAGAACGGACAGAAGATGAGTAAGTCCAAAGGAAACGCAGTTGACCCGTTCGATGCACTGAACAAATATGGCGCAGATGCCATCAGATGGTACTTCTATATCAACAGTGCACCATGGCTTCCGAACCGTTTCCACGGCAAAGCAGTTGTAGAAGGACAGCGTAAATTCATGAGCACACTCTGGAACACTTACGCATTCTTCGTATTATATGCAAATATCGATAACTTCGATCCGACCAAATACAATCTTGAATACGACCAGCTTCCAGTAATGGACAAATGGCTCCTCAGCAGATTAAACACAACTGTTCAGACAGTAGATAATGATCTGGCAAACTACAAGATCCCGGAAGCAGCAAGAGCACTTCAGGAATTCGTAGATGAGATGAGTAACTGGTATGTAAGAAGAAGTCGTGAACGTTTCTGGGCAAAAGGAATGGAGCAGGATAAGATCAACGCTTACATGACTCTGTACCATGCACTGGTAACAATCGCCAAGACAGCAGCTCCGATGATCCCGTTCATGACAGAAGATATGTACCAGAACCTGGTAAGAAGCGTAGACAAAGATGCACCTGAAAGTATCCACCTCTGCGACTTCCCGACTGTAAACGAAGCTTGGATCGACAAAGATCTGGAAGCAGATATGAAAGAACTTCTTGAGATCGTAGTTCTTGGACGTGCATGCAGAAATACAGCAAACATCAAGAACCGTCAGCCGATCGGAATTATGTATGTAAAAGCTGAGAAGAAGATGGACAAATTCTACACAGACATCATCGCAGACGAGCTGAATGTCAAAGAAGTAAAATTTGCAGATGACGTAGAATCCTTTATCTCCTACAGCTTCAAACCACAGCTGCGTACAGTAGGACCGAAATACGGTAAACTCCTCGGCGGAATCAAGCAGGCTCTCACAGACATCAATGGAACAGCAGCGATGAACGAACTGAGAACCAACGGTGTCCTGAAACTGGATATCAACGGAAATGATGTAGAGCTTACAGAAGAAGACCTTCTTATTGAAACAGCACAGACAGAAGGCTATGTATCCGAATCCGACGGTGAAACATCCGTAGTTCTTGATACAAACCTGACACCTGAACTGATCGAAGAGGGATTCGTTCGCGAGATCATCAGCAAGATCCAGACCATGAGAAAAGAAGCTGGCTTCGAAGTCATGGACAAGATCGTAGTATACGCTCACGGAAACGACAAGATCCAGGATGTCATGAAAGCACATGAAGACGAAATTAAGTCTGAAGTACTTGCAGACGAAATGGTACTTGGAGAGACCGATGGTTATGTGAAAGAATGGAACATCAATAAAGAAGCAGTAACTATGGGTGTTAAGAAACTGTAA
- a CDS encoding glycogen/starch/alpha-glucan phosphorylase: MTNEMFKKEAFKKSVKDNVKFLYRKTIEEATQEQIFQAVSYTVKDVIIDNWLATQKAYEEQDPKIVYYMSMEFLMGRALGNNLINLCAYGEVKEALEELGFDLNCIEDQEPDPALGNGGLGRLAACFLDSLATLNYAAYGCGIRYHYGMFKQKIENGYQIEVPDNWLKNGYPFELRRPEYAKEVHFGGYVRVEYDPEKGGNKFIHEGYQAVKAIPYDMPITGYDNDVVNTLRIWDAEPIVDFELDSFDKGDYKKAVEQENLARNIVEVLYPNDNHYAGKELRLKQQYFFVSASLQAAIAKYKKKHDDIHKLYEKVTFQMNDTHPTVAVAELMRILMDEEGLGWDEAWEVTTKSVAYTNHTIMSEALEKWPIELFSRLLPRVYQIIEEINRRFILAIQAKYPGNYEKIKKMAIIYDGQVKMAHLAIAAGYSVNGVARLHTEILKHQELKDFYEMMPEKFNNKTNGITQRRFLLHANPLLADWITEHIGPDWITDLPQLKKLAVYADDEKALQEFMNIKFKNKERLAKYILEHNGVEVDPHSIFDVQVKRLHEYKRQLLNILHVIYLYNQIKMHPEMEFYPRTFIFGAKASAGYATAKKIIKLINSVADVVNNDASINGKIKVVFIENYRVSNAEWIFAAADVSEQISTASKEASGTGNMKFMLNGAPTLGTMDGANVEIVEEVGAENAFIFGLSSDEVINYENNGGYDPNVIYNTDEEIRQVLMQLINGTFSSDTELFRDLYDSLLNTKNTDRADRYFILADFRSYADAQRRVEEAYRDEKGWAKKALLNTAHSGKFTSDRTIQEYVDDIWHLDRVIVRKK, from the coding sequence ATGACAAACGAAATGTTCAAGAAAGAGGCATTCAAGAAAAGCGTAAAAGACAACGTAAAATTCCTCTATCGAAAAACAATTGAAGAAGCTACACAGGAGCAGATTTTCCAGGCAGTAAGCTACACAGTTAAGGATGTTATCATTGATAACTGGCTTGCAACACAGAAAGCATATGAAGAACAGGATCCGAAGATCGTATATTATATGTCCATGGAATTCCTGATGGGACGTGCTCTCGGAAACAACCTGATCAACCTTTGCGCTTACGGTGAAGTAAAAGAAGCTCTCGAAGAACTGGGATTTGACCTTAACTGTATCGAAGACCAGGAGCCGGATCCGGCACTTGGAAACGGTGGTCTGGGAAGACTGGCTGCATGCTTCCTTGATTCTCTCGCAACTTTAAATTACGCAGCATATGGCTGCGGAATCCGTTATCACTACGGAATGTTCAAACAGAAAATCGAAAACGGTTATCAGATCGAGGTACCGGATAACTGGTTAAAGAACGGCTACCCATTTGAACTGCGCCGTCCGGAATATGCCAAAGAAGTACACTTCGGCGGATATGTAAGAGTAGAGTACGATCCTGAAAAGGGCGGAAACAAATTTATCCACGAAGGATATCAGGCAGTAAAAGCCATTCCTTATGATATGCCGATCACAGGATATGACAATGATGTAGTAAACACACTTCGTATCTGGGATGCAGAGCCAATCGTAGACTTCGAGCTGGATTCCTTTGACAAAGGTGATTACAAGAAAGCAGTAGAGCAGGAGAACCTTGCCCGCAATATCGTAGAAGTCCTTTACCCGAATGACAACCACTATGCAGGTAAAGAGCTGAGACTGAAACAGCAGTACTTCTTCGTATCTGCAAGCCTCCAGGCAGCAATTGCCAAATACAAAAAGAAACATGACGATATCCATAAATTATATGAAAAAGTAACCTTCCAGATGAATGATACACATCCGACTGTAGCAGTAGCAGAGTTAATGCGTATCCTCATGGATGAAGAAGGACTTGGATGGGATGAAGCATGGGAGGTAACAACCAAATCTGTTGCTTACACAAACCATACTATCATGTCCGAAGCACTTGAGAAATGGCCGATCGAGCTCTTCTCCAGACTGCTTCCGCGTGTATACCAGATCATCGAAGAGATCAACCGTCGTTTCATTCTCGCTATCCAGGCAAAATATCCGGGAAACTACGAGAAGATCAAAAAGATGGCAATCATCTATGACGGACAGGTTAAGATGGCTCACCTTGCAATCGCAGCAGGCTACTCTGTAAACGGTGTTGCACGCCTTCATACAGAGATCCTGAAACATCAGGAATTAAAAGACTTCTATGAAATGATGCCTGAGAAATTCAACAACAAGACAAACGGTATCACTCAGAGACGTTTCCTGCTCCATGCAAATCCACTCCTTGCAGACTGGATCACAGAGCACATCGGACCGGACTGGATCACAGACCTTCCACAGTTAAAGAAACTTGCAGTTTATGCAGACGATGAAAAAGCACTCCAGGAATTCATGAACATCAAGTTCAAGAACAAAGAGCGTCTGGCCAAATACATCCTCGAGCACAATGGCGTAGAAGTAGACCCACACTCCATCTTCGATGTACAGGTTAAAAGACTTCACGAATACAAACGTCAGCTCCTGAACATCCTGCATGTTATCTATCTGTACAACCAGATCAAGATGCATCCGGAAATGGAATTCTATCCAAGAACATTCATCTTCGGTGCAAAAGCATCCGCAGGTTATGCAACAGCCAAGAAGATCATCAAACTCATCAACTCCGTAGCAGATGTAGTAAACAACGATGCTTCCATCAACGGCAAGATCAAAGTTGTATTCATCGAAAACTACAGAGTATCCAATGCTGAGTGGATCTTCGCAGCAGCAGACGTTTCTGAGCAGATCTCCACAGCAAGTAAAGAAGCATCCGGAACAGGTAACATGAAGTTCATGCTCAACGGTGCTCCGACACTTGGAACTATGGACGGTGCCAACGTAGAGATCGTAGAAGAAGTTGGTGCAGAGAACGCATTCATCTTCGGTTTAAGCTCCGACGAAGTCATCAACTACGAAAACAACGGCGGATACGATCCAAACGTAATCTACAACACAGACGAAGAAATCCGTCAGGTACTGATGCAGCTCATCAACGGAACTTTCTCCAGCGACACAGAACTCTTCCGCGACCTGTACGATTCACTTCTTAATACAAAGAACACAGACAGAGCAGACCGCTACTTCATCCTTGCAGACTTCCGCTCCTATGCAGATGCACAGAGACGTGTAGAAGAAGCATACAGAGATGAGAAAGGCTGGGCTAAGAAAGCACTTCTGAATACAGCACACAGCGGCAAGTTCACATCCGACAGAACTATCCAGGAATATGTAGATGATATCTGGCATCTGGACAGAGTAATTGTAAGAAAGAAATAA
- a CDS encoding D-alanyl-D-alanine carboxypeptidase family protein, which translates to MKQLISAALCAGLFATQPGIIYAAEDDPIITATPVPEHSAYYSQAADTDSIKGWPTGPSIEGQSAVLMDAVTDTVLYSKNADEKLYPASITKIMTALLACENLDMNDTITMSQEAAYGIESGSSSIYAETGEVFTVEQALMALMLESANEMALALAEKVSGSVKKFVELMNQRAEQLGCHNTHFNNPNGLHDEKHYTTANDMMKIAKAAWYNPLYRKFVTTQVYEVPPTNMQPETRYFLNHHKMMAGQSYAYDGVLGGKTGYTTNAGNTLVTYAKRGNMVLVAVVLNSTNGAFPDTASLLDYGFDNFEKVDMNVDLNPVPARYLPSEKYLLKSTDDICPFYYIRHVYVTVPTGTDVSTLEKKQKVLPNSVGPKRIKSKYYLDGHMVGYGMQYEKEILSDLLSGISF; encoded by the coding sequence ATGAAGCAACTGATTTCTGCTGCTCTCTGTGCAGGACTTTTCGCCACCCAGCCGGGAATCATTTATGCGGCGGAAGACGATCCCATCATCACTGCCACTCCTGTGCCGGAGCATTCCGCTTATTATTCACAGGCTGCAGACACGGATTCCATCAAAGGATGGCCTACCGGCCCCAGTATCGAGGGTCAGTCAGCAGTACTGATGGACGCAGTAACAGATACTGTTCTTTATTCCAAGAATGCAGATGAGAAGCTTTATCCTGCCAGCATCACGAAGATCATGACGGCACTGCTGGCATGTGAGAACCTGGATATGAACGATACCATCACCATGTCCCAGGAAGCAGCATACGGCATCGAGTCCGGCAGTTCTTCTATTTATGCAGAGACAGGGGAAGTCTTTACAGTAGAACAGGCCCTCATGGCTCTCATGCTGGAATCTGCCAATGAAATGGCTTTGGCCCTGGCTGAGAAAGTCAGCGGATCTGTGAAGAAATTCGTAGAGCTGATGAACCAGCGCGCCGAACAGCTTGGCTGCCACAACACACACTTTAACAATCCCAACGGTCTTCACGATGAGAAGCATTACACCACTGCCAATGATATGATGAAAATTGCCAAGGCAGCCTGGTACAATCCTCTTTACCGCAAGTTCGTCACTACCCAGGTTTATGAGGTTCCGCCTACCAATATGCAGCCGGAAACCCGCTATTTTCTCAACCATCATAAGATGATGGCCGGACAGTCCTATGCATATGACGGAGTACTGGGCGGTAAGACCGGATACACCACCAACGCAGGAAACACCCTGGTAACCTATGCCAAAAGAGGCAACATGGTTCTGGTGGCAGTGGTATTGAATTCCACCAACGGAGCTTTCCCTGATACAGCCTCCCTGCTGGATTACGGATTTGACAATTTCGAGAAAGTCGATATGAACGTGGATCTGAATCCTGTTCCAGCCAGATATCTCCCCTCTGAGAAATATCTGCTGAAGAGTACGGATGATATCTGTCCTTTCTATTATATAAGGCATGTGTATGTGACAGTTCCCACCGGAACTGATGTAAGTACCCTGGAGAAGAAGCAGAAAGTCCTGCCCAACTCCGTAGGTCCGAAACGAATCAAAAGTAAATATTATCTGGACGGCCATATGGTCGGCTATGGAATGCAATATGAAAAGGAGATCCTTTCAGACCTCCTTTCCGGTATTTCTTTTTAA